Proteins from a single region of Runella sp. SP2:
- a CDS encoding TonB-dependent receptor domain-containing protein, protein MKPWIYTIFGFVGLLGTSAIAQEAKISGKLFNKAQNEPVAFATVKLTSSNGEIKGLFSGENGEFLIANVSPGIYELSVSAVGYDNYTKSGIRITEKNQFIKLDEVEIKSKVNNLAEVIVKSSIGVTKIEPQKVVYTTADLPVAQGASVGDMLRLMPSTAMGGPPGVPRDIRYRGLEKSYTLVLIDGKNAGISGNNREVLLTQIPASAVERIEIIANPGAQYDGDGMNGVVNIILKKNTRFGTHGRLMGGLNSQGGHTLSAQIGHKFEKGEVYGFFDKNQTLLQGTHAITENNAISLYKNNTISGYQNVLSKEDRDIRSHNLKVGTKWDLWKGAQVGAEFINGFQRELKIKTQDTEVLKADKTFSSRTLRTEDQTEDFKFNEYSLNFSQTFAKKGRLTFSYTHVDGFYPKPKYQVDQKLNATGAAADAKPAKTNTFEDSFDRNNFLQSDFSWQQNELLALNAGVKFSGRNRESLQKVDKYDYTKAAYLTTESPANNFDSQENIYAAYAQGTLTKGKLRAILGIRGEYTTFYNKSKAKAFVTEGDYFIPLPSASLVYNIDKTQFLKFTIDRKIRRAAFKDLSPFADSSDVAKIKAGNPLLRPEKAWGFELGYLKTAKNWNAGVNIFRRNIEGLIQKITTDVSPGVVLEQPVNINSAFIQGVELLGAIRPFPIWNINASYSKFTSKLYDETLGGGDAIKDQFAWSAKLISDVEIGKNTFFQMAWNGIGPKISSVKTENTIQYFDASLNHTFLKKKMTIGLRISDIFDTNDKKTREITAAQISDKIQAIAGRQVFVNLSYNF, encoded by the coding sequence ATGAAGCCTTGGATTTATACAATTTTTGGATTCGTCGGCCTGCTTGGTACTTCTGCGATTGCACAGGAGGCTAAGATTTCGGGGAAATTATTCAATAAAGCGCAAAACGAACCTGTTGCTTTTGCAACAGTAAAACTTACGTCTTCCAATGGAGAAATAAAGGGCTTGTTTTCGGGCGAAAATGGGGAGTTTTTAATTGCAAATGTGTCGCCTGGCATCTACGAGCTATCGGTAAGCGCGGTTGGGTATGACAATTATACAAAGTCGGGCATTCGTATCACCGAAAAAAATCAATTCATCAAATTGGACGAGGTTGAAATTAAATCAAAGGTCAACAACTTGGCCGAGGTGATTGTAAAGTCGTCAATTGGCGTCACTAAAATTGAACCCCAAAAAGTAGTTTATACCACCGCCGATTTACCCGTTGCACAGGGAGCGTCAGTTGGGGATATGCTTCGCTTGATGCCTTCGACTGCCATGGGTGGCCCTCCAGGTGTCCCCCGCGACATTCGCTATCGTGGGTTAGAAAAATCATATACGCTGGTTTTGATTGATGGCAAAAATGCAGGAATTTCTGGCAACAATCGGGAAGTATTGCTTACCCAAATTCCCGCTTCAGCTGTTGAACGTATCGAAATTATCGCCAACCCAGGCGCACAATACGACGGCGACGGTATGAACGGAGTTGTGAATATCATTTTGAAAAAAAATACCCGTTTTGGCACACATGGGCGCTTAATGGGCGGACTCAACAGCCAAGGCGGGCATACGCTTTCTGCCCAGATTGGACATAAATTTGAAAAGGGGGAAGTCTATGGTTTTTTTGACAAAAATCAAACGCTACTTCAAGGCACTCATGCCATTACCGAAAACAATGCCATATCACTTTATAAAAATAATACTATTTCAGGCTACCAAAACGTCCTTTCAAAAGAAGACCGAGATATTCGTAGCCACAACCTAAAAGTGGGGACAAAGTGGGACCTTTGGAAAGGTGCTCAGGTTGGTGCGGAGTTTATCAATGGGTTTCAACGTGAACTAAAAATAAAGACCCAAGATACCGAAGTTTTAAAGGCTGATAAAACGTTTTCCTCGCGAACACTGCGTACAGAAGACCAAACTGAAGATTTCAAATTCAATGAATATAGCCTCAATTTTTCTCAAACTTTTGCAAAAAAAGGAAGATTGACTTTCTCTTACACCCACGTTGACGGGTTTTATCCAAAACCCAAGTATCAGGTTGACCAGAAACTAAATGCCACGGGCGCAGCGGCTGACGCAAAACCTGCTAAAACCAATACTTTTGAGGACAGTTTTGATCGCAACAACTTTTTACAAAGTGACTTTTCTTGGCAACAAAATGAGCTTTTAGCGCTCAATGCAGGCGTAAAATTTAGCGGACGTAATCGTGAAAGCTTACAAAAGGTGGACAAATATGACTATACCAAAGCAGCATACCTCACCACCGAAAGCCCTGCCAACAACTTCGATAGCCAAGAAAATATCTATGCTGCTTACGCACAAGGAACATTAACAAAGGGTAAATTACGGGCAATTTTAGGCATAAGAGGAGAATATACCACCTTTTACAACAAGTCTAAAGCCAAAGCATTTGTTACCGAAGGAGATTATTTTATTCCCCTTCCAAGTGCATCATTGGTATATAATATTGATAAAACTCAGTTTCTTAAATTTACGATTGACCGAAAAATCAGACGTGCGGCGTTCAAGGACCTAAGTCCGTTTGCGGATTCGAGTGACGTGGCAAAAATCAAGGCAGGAAATCCACTCCTGCGACCCGAAAAAGCCTGGGGTTTTGAGCTTGGATACTTAAAAACAGCCAAAAATTGGAATGCAGGAGTGAATATTTTTAGAAGAAATATTGAAGGTTTGATTCAAAAAATTACGACCGACGTAAGTCCTGGCGTAGTGCTCGAACAACCTGTCAATATTAACTCGGCTTTTATTCAGGGAGTTGAATTACTGGGCGCGATTAGACCATTTCCCATCTGGAACATTAATGCGAGCTATTCAAAATTTACTAGTAAGCTTTACGACGAAACCCTTGGCGGAGGCGACGCCATTAAAGATCAATTTGCCTGGAGCGCCAAGTTAATTAGTGACGTTGAAATTGGGAAAAATACGTTTTTTCAAATGGCCTGGAATGGCATAGGGCCAAAAATTTCAAGCGTCAAAACAGAAAATACCATACAGTATTTTGATGCAAGTCTGAACCATACCTTTCTCAAGAAAAAAATGACCATTGGCCTTAGAATTTCAGACATTTTTGATACCAACGACAAAAAAACCAGAGAAATAACAGCCGCCCAAATAAGCGACAAAATTCAGGCTATCGCTGGGCGTCAGGTGTTTGTTAATCTTTCTTACAATTTTTAA
- a CDS encoding DUF5074 domain-containing protein — protein MKINSILVALFTVSLLASCEKNETEPVQPYDTGVIVVNAGNFTDNNGTLSLIQRTGQTAVTDIFQKENMRSIAGGLSGYAEVNDKGIILVDNSTAGKDAIEIVNARTFKTVATIPSAEIENPRSVIKVSETKAYVSAWDATGDFSNFYKNPGYIAVLDLTTNKIVKKIAVQNGAESLALVGNEVYVGNTGSGKTVLTVIDVTTDAVKQTIEVGRNPNIIGVDASSKLWVYAGGELQKINSSSKTVESKLKITASYASKSPSSFVLSADKATIYYTFSFYDAADNYVQKGETYSFSTTSTAIEAKTPFINRLFSGGLAVDPQTGDLYAGLVPSYKQAGYVFRYKSNGTLIDSVKAEIAPSKFFFKK, from the coding sequence ATGAAAATCAACTCCATTTTAGTTGCACTCTTTACAGTAAGTCTTCTTGCCTCTTGCGAAAAAAACGAAACCGAACCCGTACAACCCTACGATACAGGGGTGATTGTTGTCAACGCTGGAAATTTCACGGACAATAATGGCACACTCAGCCTCATCCAACGCACGGGCCAAACCGCAGTTACTGATATTTTCCAAAAAGAAAACATGCGTTCTATCGCTGGTGGATTGAGCGGTTACGCCGAAGTAAATGACAAAGGCATTATTTTGGTCGATAACTCGACGGCGGGCAAAGATGCCATCGAAATCGTGAACGCCCGCACCTTCAAAACCGTAGCGACGATTCCTTCTGCCGAAATTGAAAACCCGCGCTCAGTCATCAAGGTTTCCGAAACAAAGGCGTACGTCAGTGCGTGGGATGCAACGGGCGATTTTTCTAATTTTTACAAAAACCCAGGCTACATCGCGGTGTTAGATTTGACAACGAACAAGATTGTGAAAAAAATCGCCGTTCAAAACGGCGCCGAATCGCTGGCATTGGTAGGAAATGAAGTATATGTCGGAAATACAGGTTCGGGAAAAACCGTCTTAACTGTGATTGACGTCACAACGGATGCCGTAAAACAAACAATTGAGGTAGGCCGCAATCCAAACATCATTGGCGTGGACGCAAGCAGCAAACTTTGGGTATATGCAGGAGGTGAGCTGCAAAAGATAAATAGCAGCTCAAAAACAGTAGAAAGCAAACTCAAAATCACCGCTTCATACGCGTCAAAGTCGCCCAGTTCGTTTGTGTTGAGTGCCGACAAAGCGACGATTTACTACACATTCTCGTTTTATGATGCCGCAGATAACTACGTTCAAAAAGGTGAAACCTACAGTTTCAGCACGACAAGTACAGCCATTGAAGCAAAGACTCCTTTTATCAACCGCCTATTTAGTGGTGGCTTGGCCGTTGACCCACAAACGGGCGATTTGTACGCTGGTTTAGTTCCTTCTTACAAACAAGCAGGTTACGTTTTCCGCTATAAATCGAACGGGACACTCATTGATTCAGTAAAGGCCGAAATTGCCCCAAGCAAGTTTTTCTTCAAAAAATAA
- a CDS encoding TonB-dependent siderophore receptor has product MVRRTSTVLVSVLGIALAGFSPNCYSQKEQTLCEVTVTAVKPERFMIGQKVKDIDSAQLAQNRFTTLANFLQFQSPIAFRSYGAGQLATISFRGTSSSHTAVLWNGVNINFPSLGQSDFSTLPMSGFDEMTIQYGSAASCVGTDAVGGSILLRSVPKFNQTGLQAIAGVSAESSKNFAGQAGLRFYYPVAKNWKLSGKTLFYGADIRNDFGNDPIQNRKGAQYPVEPMQTLQKGFVQDIYALHSNGNLFSLNAWITDNNLTIQPNSLILREITQTKAQRYVLSYNVGKTLLRAAYINDVLDYGRADNTNPSHTNIDRYLFRVEHDFSWIKSCERGTNLKVGSEVTHYAAQVDGYGKELKTENRADFYMLLRYQHSLRFSSSLNLRQALVSGYNPPFTPSLGLDYRVFSTPTDRLNLTTNIAYSYRVPTLNERYWVNLGNPALQPEVGFNKEIGAVWKRRTSEHFHQQYSVNAFHNLIDNWTYWNPDKNYKVENLQQVLAKGIEIETSHRVITAAWEATAQFQYALTHSSQQKAYGHYTQDILGKQLIYVPRHSLSGTLGLTSGAWSFTVQQLYNSARYITFDHSGRPFPGYYLMNAWATYQYKIKQHRLHFQLQGNNLTNTLYPNLKKNAMPMRSVSFNVIFIFNQKK; this is encoded by the coding sequence ATGGTCAGACGTACTTCTACTGTACTCGTCTCTGTGCTTGGTATTGCTTTGGCAGGATTCAGTCCCAACTGTTATTCCCAAAAAGAGCAAACACTCTGTGAAGTAACGGTCACGGCGGTTAAACCCGAGCGATTTATGATTGGGCAAAAAGTCAAAGACATTGACTCCGCCCAGCTTGCCCAAAATCGCTTTACAACCCTCGCCAATTTCTTGCAATTTCAGTCGCCCATTGCCTTTAGAAGCTACGGGGCTGGTCAGCTAGCAACCATCTCATTTAGAGGAACTTCCTCAAGCCACACGGCTGTCTTGTGGAATGGCGTAAATATCAATTTTCCTTCATTGGGCCAGTCGGATTTTTCAACCCTTCCGATGAGCGGTTTCGATGAAATGACGATTCAGTACGGTTCGGCGGCAAGTTGCGTAGGTACCGATGCCGTCGGTGGCAGTATTTTACTGCGCTCAGTTCCCAAGTTCAACCAAACGGGCCTTCAAGCCATTGCTGGAGTAAGCGCCGAAAGCTCCAAAAATTTTGCAGGACAAGCGGGGTTAAGGTTTTATTATCCAGTAGCTAAAAATTGGAAATTATCGGGCAAAACACTTTTTTACGGAGCAGATATTCGCAACGATTTTGGCAATGACCCGATTCAAAATAGAAAAGGAGCTCAGTACCCCGTTGAACCCATGCAAACGCTACAAAAAGGGTTTGTTCAGGACATTTATGCCCTCCATTCCAACGGAAATCTGTTCAGTTTAAATGCTTGGATTACCGACAACAACCTCACCATTCAGCCAAACAGCTTGATTCTGAGAGAGATTACTCAAACCAAGGCACAACGGTATGTGTTGTCGTACAACGTTGGAAAAACCCTCCTGAGGGCAGCTTATATCAACGATGTGTTGGACTACGGAAGGGCTGACAACACAAACCCTAGTCATACCAACATTGACCGTTATTTATTTAGGGTTGAGCACGATTTTTCGTGGATTAAAAGCTGTGAAAGAGGAACAAACCTCAAAGTTGGTTCAGAAGTTACCCACTATGCGGCACAAGTGGATGGATACGGCAAAGAGCTAAAAACCGAAAACCGCGCCGACTTTTACATGCTGCTTCGGTACCAGCACAGTTTGCGGTTTTCTAGTTCACTCAACCTTCGTCAGGCGCTGGTGAGTGGATACAATCCCCCTTTTACTCCGTCGCTTGGCCTTGATTACCGCGTTTTTAGCACCCCTACCGACCGCCTTAACCTTACCACCAACATTGCCTACAGCTATCGCGTCCCGACTCTCAACGAACGTTATTGGGTCAACCTCGGAAACCCAGCCCTCCAACCCGAAGTTGGATTTAACAAAGAAATTGGCGCAGTTTGGAAACGGCGCACTTCCGAACACTTTCACCAGCAATACAGCGTCAATGCGTTTCACAATTTGATTGACAACTGGACGTATTGGAATCCTGATAAAAATTACAAAGTCGAAAATTTACAACAAGTACTCGCCAAAGGCATTGAAATCGAAACCAGCCATCGGGTTATCACCGCTGCTTGGGAAGCAACGGCACAGTTTCAATACGCCTTGACGCATTCTTCCCAGCAAAAAGCCTACGGCCATTATACCCAAGATATTTTGGGCAAACAGTTGATTTACGTACCTCGGCACAGTCTCAGCGGCACGTTGGGCCTCACCTCAGGTGCTTGGTCGTTTACTGTTCAGCAACTTTATAACTCAGCACGTTATATCACCTTTGACCACTCGGGGCGGCCTTTTCCTGGTTATTACTTGATGAACGCGTGGGCAACCTACCAGTACAAAATCAAGCAACATCGACTTCATTTTCAGTTGCAAGGGAATAATTTGACCAACACTTTATACCCCAATCTCAAAAAAAATGCGATGCCAATGCGTTCGGTATCGTTCAATGTCATTTTCATTTTCAATCAAAAAAAATAA